A single Anatilimnocola floriformis DNA region contains:
- the ettA gene encoding energy-dependent translational throttle protein EttA, whose product MSRQYIYQIESLTKKHGPKEVLKDIWLSFYPGAKIGVLGRNGSGKSTLLRIMAGQDKDFEGAARLTNGFTVGYLSQEPVLSQPTVWENLQEAIKPRRKILDRYNEISGLLGEPMDDDKMTKLCDEMARLQDQIEATGLWELDREIEIAMDAMNVAERDADVSKLSGGERRRVAMCRLMLQQPDLLLLDEPTNHLDAEGVNWLERHLKDYKGTVVAVTHDRYFLDNVAQWILELDRGHGYPFEGNYSAWLIGKAARLQIEEKQGQNRDKMLAKELEWVRMSPKARQAKSKARIKAYEEMSQQKLDDKIEEYEIQIPPGKHLGDLVVEAKKLSKAFGDDALIENLDFRLPAGGIVGIIGPNGAGKTTLFRMIMGTEKPDSGELRIGPTVEMGYVDQSRDSLDDNKTVYQEISGGVDTFEMGSRKVNVRSYVTKFNFKGQDQEKKVGILSGGERNRVHLAKLLRRGSNVLLLDEPTNDLDVDTLRALEEAILNYVGCVVVITHDRWFLDRIATHILAFEGDGYVHWCEGNFATYEEQRKERLGIAADEPHRFKYKKLVR is encoded by the coding sequence ATGAGCAGGCAGTACATCTACCAAATCGAAAGCCTCACCAAGAAGCACGGCCCCAAAGAGGTGCTGAAGGATATCTGGCTGTCGTTTTATCCCGGCGCAAAGATCGGCGTCCTCGGCCGCAATGGCTCGGGCAAAAGCACACTGCTGCGGATCATGGCGGGACAGGATAAGGACTTTGAGGGCGCGGCTCGTCTGACCAACGGGTTCACCGTCGGCTACCTGTCGCAAGAACCGGTGCTGAGTCAGCCCACGGTTTGGGAAAATCTGCAGGAAGCCATCAAGCCGCGGCGGAAGATCCTCGATCGGTACAACGAGATCAGTGGTCTGCTCGGCGAACCGATGGACGACGATAAGATGACGAAGCTGTGCGATGAAATGGCCCGGCTGCAGGACCAGATCGAAGCCACCGGCCTGTGGGAGCTCGACCGCGAAATCGAAATCGCCATGGACGCGATGAACGTCGCCGAACGAGACGCCGACGTGTCGAAACTCTCTGGCGGTGAACGCCGGCGCGTGGCCATGTGCCGACTGATGCTGCAGCAGCCCGACCTACTGTTGCTCGACGAACCGACGAACCATCTCGACGCCGAAGGCGTGAACTGGCTCGAACGACACTTGAAAGACTACAAGGGGACCGTCGTCGCCGTGACGCACGATCGGTATTTTCTCGATAACGTTGCCCAGTGGATTCTGGAACTCGACCGCGGCCACGGCTATCCGTTCGAAGGAAACTATTCCGCCTGGTTGATCGGCAAAGCGGCCCGGCTGCAAATCGAAGAGAAGCAAGGCCAGAACCGCGACAAGATGCTCGCCAAGGAACTCGAATGGGTCCGCATGTCGCCCAAGGCCCGCCAGGCGAAGAGCAAGGCCCGTATCAAGGCCTATGAGGAGATGTCGCAGCAGAAGCTGGATGACAAGATCGAGGAATACGAAATCCAGATTCCGCCAGGCAAGCATCTGGGTGATCTCGTCGTCGAAGCCAAGAAGCTGTCGAAGGCCTTTGGCGATGATGCTCTGATTGAGAATCTCGATTTCCGCCTTCCTGCAGGTGGCATCGTCGGCATCATCGGCCCCAACGGCGCCGGCAAGACAACGCTGTTCCGGATGATCATGGGAACCGAGAAGCCCGACAGCGGCGAGCTGCGCATCGGCCCAACCGTGGAGATGGGATACGTCGATCAAAGCCGCGATTCACTGGACGACAATAAGACCGTCTATCAAGAAATCTCCGGCGGCGTCGATACGTTCGAAATGGGCAGCCGGAAAGTGAATGTCCGCAGCTACGTCACGAAGTTCAACTTTAAAGGGCAGGATCAAGAGAAGAAGGTCGGCATCCTCTCCGGCGGTGAGCGCAACCGCGTGCATCTGGCCAAGCTCCTCCGCCGCGGCAGCAACGTGCTGCTGCTCGACGAACCAACGAACGATCTCGACGTCGATACGCTCCGGGCTCTCGAAGAAGCGATCCTCAACTACGTTGGCTGCGTCGTGGTCATCACCCACGATCGCTGGTTCCTCGACCGCATCGCGACGCACATTCTCGCCTTCGAAGGTGATGGCTATGTGCACTGGTGCGAAGGCAACTTCGCCACCTACGAAGAACAGCGCAAGGAACGCCTGGGCATCGCCGCGGATGAGCCGCATCGGTTTAAGTATAAGAAGCTGGTGCGGTAA
- a CDS encoding response regulator yields MSRVLLIEDNEVNQELIARFLQLYGHQVTVAGDGMTGLRHAQETVSQFDVILLDMNLPDLDGWEVAQRMKADARSAPLPIIAVTAHAMVGDREKVLAAGCDDYTTKPIDFNVLLSKIDQITQAVLA; encoded by the coding sequence ATGTCCCGCGTTTTGTTAATCGAAGACAACGAAGTCAATCAGGAATTGATCGCTCGTTTTCTGCAGTTGTATGGCCATCAGGTAACGGTTGCCGGCGACGGCATGACCGGACTGCGGCACGCGCAAGAAACAGTGTCCCAGTTCGACGTCATCCTGCTCGATATGAACCTGCCCGATCTTGATGGCTGGGAAGTGGCTCAGCGAATGAAAGCCGACGCCCGCAGTGCGCCGCTGCCGATCATCGCTGTTACCGCGCATGCGATGGTGGGCGACCGCGAGAAGGTGCTGGCCGCCGGCTGCGATGATTACACCACGAAGCCGATCGACTTCAACGTGCTCCTCTCCAAGATCGATCAAATCACACAGGCGGTGTTAGCATGA
- a CDS encoding putative bifunctional diguanylate cyclase/phosphodiesterase yields MTNSLENAALEAASLGKLLVVDDEEMNRDMLSRRLEIEGYEAVCADSGRTALQLLATTDFDAVLLDAMMPGMSGYEVLAEIRKTQTVLELPVLMVTAKSQSEDMVQAFESGASDYITKPINFPVALARINAHVTSRKMAVRLRESEMRYSLSAQGANDGLWDWDLLGQRVHFSDRWKSMLGYQPAEISEDSSEWFSRIHSDDLQHVRQALADHQAGLTPQFESEHRMLHRDQTYRWMLSRGMAVRDHAGRQTRMAGSQTDITRGKAADPLTGLPNRVMFMEHLAAAVKAAKAQRGAPYAVLFLDLDRFKVVNDSLGHLAGDELLVNVAKRLEGCLRRSDVLSRVSDRCTISRFGGDEFVVLLKGLQSPENASLVADRILEVLGDPLMLRGQEVNLSASIGIAVATTGDDSADDLLRDADTAMYQAKSQGKSRWCLFDQSMRKQALDRLALEADLLKAIERGEFQIHYQPIVEMPSKEIKGFEALLRWKHATRGNVSPVEFIPIAEEIGFIVDLGAWVLEHACRQVRQWQLEYPEHGQMFVSVNVSTLQFASPGLVDHVRDCLRATGLDGRCLKLEITESALMLDTELAAGRLEQLKSLGVTISLDDFGTGYSSLSYLQSFKIDNLKIDRSFIAQLGESEESNEIVRTIINLAHNLGMQVTAEGIEGQTQHTQLHQMTCESGQGYHYSRPLPNAEVVALLQQTRATTTTVATRDQRAQTVEAGALST; encoded by the coding sequence ATGACCAATTCTCTCGAAAATGCCGCTCTCGAAGCTGCCTCGCTCGGCAAACTGCTCGTCGTCGACGACGAGGAAATGAATCGCGACATGCTCAGCCGGCGATTAGAAATCGAAGGCTACGAAGCCGTCTGCGCAGATAGCGGCCGCACTGCCTTGCAATTGCTCGCCACGACCGACTTCGATGCCGTGCTGCTCGACGCCATGATGCCAGGTATGAGCGGCTATGAAGTGCTCGCCGAAATTCGCAAGACGCAAACCGTGCTGGAACTGCCGGTGCTAATGGTGACGGCTAAGAGCCAAAGCGAAGACATGGTGCAAGCCTTCGAAAGCGGCGCCAGCGACTACATCACCAAGCCGATCAACTTTCCTGTGGCGCTCGCGCGCATCAATGCCCACGTCACCAGTCGCAAAATGGCGGTCCGTCTGCGCGAAAGCGAAATGCGTTACTCACTGTCGGCCCAAGGCGCGAACGATGGGCTGTGGGATTGGGATCTTCTCGGTCAACGCGTTCATTTTTCCGACCGCTGGAAATCGATGCTCGGCTATCAACCGGCCGAAATCAGCGAAGATTCGAGCGAATGGTTCAGCCGAATTCATTCCGACGATTTGCAGCACGTTCGCCAGGCCCTGGCCGATCACCAGGCCGGTTTGACGCCGCAGTTCGAGAGCGAACACCGCATGCTGCATCGCGATCAAACCTATCGCTGGATGCTCTCGCGCGGCATGGCCGTGCGCGATCACGCCGGCCGGCAAACGCGGATGGCTGGTTCACAAACCGACATCACTCGCGGCAAAGCAGCCGATCCGCTCACTGGTTTGCCGAACCGCGTGATGTTTATGGAACATCTCGCCGCCGCCGTGAAGGCCGCGAAAGCGCAGCGTGGCGCTCCTTACGCCGTGCTGTTTCTTGATCTCGATCGTTTCAAAGTCGTCAACGACAGCCTAGGCCATCTCGCCGGCGATGAACTGCTGGTGAACGTCGCCAAACGCCTGGAAGGTTGTTTGCGCCGCAGCGACGTCCTCTCGCGCGTCAGCGATCGCTGCACGATCTCCCGCTTCGGCGGCGATGAGTTCGTTGTGCTGCTGAAGGGTCTGCAGTCGCCCGAAAATGCATCCCTCGTTGCCGATCGAATTCTGGAAGTCCTCGGCGATCCGCTAATGCTTCGCGGCCAGGAAGTAAATCTCTCGGCCAGCATCGGCATCGCCGTCGCGACGACCGGCGATGATTCTGCCGATGATCTGCTGCGCGATGCCGACACGGCCATGTATCAAGCCAAGTCGCAAGGCAAATCGCGTTGGTGCTTGTTCGATCAATCGATGCGCAAGCAAGCGCTCGACCGCCTCGCCCTCGAAGCCGACCTGCTAAAAGCGATTGAGCGCGGCGAATTTCAGATTCATTATCAGCCGATCGTCGAAATGCCCTCCAAGGAAATCAAGGGTTTCGAAGCCCTCCTCCGCTGGAAGCATGCGACGCGCGGCAATGTCTCCCCAGTCGAGTTCATTCCGATCGCCGAAGAAATCGGTTTCATCGTCGACCTCGGCGCCTGGGTGCTGGAACACGCCTGCCGCCAGGTCCGCCAATGGCAACTGGAATATCCCGAGCACGGACAAATGTTCGTGAGCGTGAATGTATCGACGCTGCAGTTTGCCTCGCCGGGCCTGGTCGATCATGTGCGCGATTGCTTGCGGGCCACGGGCCTCGACGGCCGTTGCCTGAAGCTGGAGATCACCGAAAGCGCGCTGATGCTCGATACTGAGCTCGCCGCCGGCCGCCTCGAGCAACTGAAGTCGCTGGGCGTAACGATCAGCCTCGACGACTTCGGCACGGGCTATTCATCGCTGAGTTATTTGCAGAGCTTCAAGATCGACAACCTGAAAATCGATCGCTCGTTCATCGCGCAGTTGGGTGAATCGGAAGAGTCGAACGAGATTGTGCGGACGATCATCAACCTGGCGCACAACCTGGGAATGCAGGTGACGGCCGAGGGAATCGAGGGTCAAACCCAGCACACGCAGTTGCACCAAATGACCTGCGAATCCGGCCAAGGCTATCACTATTCTCGGCCGCTGCCGAATGCGGAAGTGGTGGCGCTGCTGCAACAAACTCGCGCCACGACGACAACGGTGGCCACTCGCGATCAGCGCGCTCAAACCGTGGAAGCCGGGGCGCTGTCGACATGA
- a CDS encoding sensor histidine kinase → MKHLNVTSPAELFADSMRETYVDTDRVFGWLMIVQWVVGVLLAMFVSPQTWIGDQSAVHVHVWAAILWGGAISIVPVYLAWYHAGEVYTRHAMAVAQMMWSALLIHLTGGRIETHFHVFGSLAFLAFYRDWHVVVTATVVVAADHFFRGVWWPQSVFGVLVESPYRWIEHAVWVVFEDIILIRSCIRGRREAHTIAEREAGLAIANEVLEEQNRVRQQAEDEVRQLYENLALAHEEAIAASQIKSQFLANMSHELRTPLNAIIGYSELMQLLAAKKKDTTFNADLEKINKAGKHLLTLINDILDISKIEAGRLSLEPQLFSVNQILDEMRETIEPLAAQNQNSLVFDCQANGALVNADPIRLKQCLLNLLSNACKFTRTGRVSLSVTQQREHVVLEVADTGIGLTPEQIGRLFQPFTQADASTTRKFGGTGLGLAITKKLCEAMGGNVAVESTLGVGSKFRIELPACKSESHTPLSA, encoded by the coding sequence ATGAAACATCTCAACGTAACCTCGCCCGCCGAACTCTTCGCCGATTCGATGCGCGAGACGTATGTCGACACCGATCGCGTCTTCGGCTGGCTGATGATCGTGCAATGGGTCGTCGGCGTGTTGTTGGCGATGTTTGTTTCGCCGCAAACCTGGATCGGCGATCAATCTGCCGTACACGTGCACGTGTGGGCAGCGATCCTCTGGGGCGGCGCTATCAGCATCGTCCCGGTTTATCTGGCCTGGTACCACGCCGGCGAAGTCTACACGCGACACGCGATGGCTGTCGCGCAGATGATGTGGTCGGCGCTGCTGATTCACCTCACCGGCGGACGAATTGAAACGCACTTCCACGTTTTTGGTTCGCTGGCTTTTCTCGCCTTCTATCGCGATTGGCATGTCGTCGTCACCGCAACCGTCGTCGTTGCCGCCGATCACTTTTTCCGCGGCGTGTGGTGGCCACAGTCGGTCTTCGGTGTGCTGGTGGAGAGTCCTTACCGCTGGATCGAGCACGCGGTGTGGGTCGTCTTTGAAGACATCATTCTCATCCGCTCCTGCATTCGCGGTCGGCGCGAAGCCCACACGATTGCCGAGCGCGAAGCGGGTCTCGCCATTGCCAATGAAGTGCTCGAAGAGCAAAACCGAGTTCGCCAGCAAGCCGAAGATGAAGTTCGCCAGCTGTACGAAAATCTGGCCCTCGCGCACGAAGAAGCGATCGCGGCTAGTCAGATCAAGAGTCAGTTTCTCGCCAACATGAGCCACGAGCTGCGCACGCCGCTCAACGCGATCATTGGCTATAGCGAGCTGATGCAGTTGCTCGCCGCGAAGAAAAAAGACACGACCTTCAACGCCGATCTGGAAAAGATCAATAAGGCCGGCAAGCACCTGCTGACGCTGATCAACGACATTCTCGACATCTCGAAGATCGAAGCGGGCCGCCTGAGCTTGGAGCCGCAACTGTTCAGCGTGAACCAGATTCTCGACGAGATGCGGGAAACGATCGAACCGCTGGCTGCACAGAACCAGAACTCGCTGGTCTTCGATTGCCAAGCCAATGGAGCCCTGGTGAACGCCGATCCGATCCGACTCAAGCAGTGCTTGCTGAATCTGCTCAGCAATGCCTGCAAGTTCACCCGCACCGGACGAGTTTCGCTATCGGTAACCCAACAGCGCGAGCACGTCGTGCTGGAAGTCGCCGATACAGGCATCGGTTTGACGCCGGAGCAAATCGGCCGGCTGTTTCAGCCCTTCACACAAGCCGATGCTTCGACCACACGAAAGTTCGGCGGCACGGGCTTGGGCTTGGCGATTACCAAGAAGCTATGCGAAGCAATGGGAGGTAACGTCGCGGTCGAAAGCACGCTGGGCGTGGGTTCAAAATTCCGCATCGAGTTGCCGGCCTGCAAGAGCGAAAGCCACACACCGCTGAGTGCGTAG
- a CDS encoding HEAT repeat domain-containing protein: MAVPPLRRDLPHVSSRARGARATPVKQAAPAKTSSPVTRIMLLTILLSSVMVFSASRLGPVWSRLIRHQIAAREMAELETLENEAISAKFDAWLARGNEGLQWTVTALTNPRAGVSHYAEQALLRESDTWRIRGRSDAAARIVTIAQALARVAKNLPAARRPGVRQLVERFATWPIDDKIAARELTVACDAILARLPPATDEELQLAERELSEQRLARAIEPIAPTPEVILPEPLPPIVNPSELQPPANLPPAEHEGPPAKAKQVPKRFFAPRASELPPLAESIPAEAAPIEPPKKNLYDWIRTLADLEVMRMLHHGDYGVRYTAEKELERRGYAAEHLPLARQLVHPDPQERRKLAEKLPRLTNVDPRPWLRQLAEDEDQNVRRTAAGILQATKPGRDQR, encoded by the coding sequence ATGGCCGTTCCTCCACTTCGCCGCGATCTGCCGCATGTCAGCAGTCGCGCGCGCGGAGCAAGAGCAACGCCCGTCAAACAAGCGGCACCCGCCAAGACATCGTCACCCGTTACGCGCATCATGTTGCTGACGATTCTGCTCAGCAGTGTGATGGTCTTCAGCGCTTCGCGCCTGGGGCCGGTTTGGTCGCGATTGATTCGCCATCAAATCGCTGCGCGTGAAATGGCAGAACTGGAAACGCTCGAAAACGAAGCGATCAGCGCTAAGTTCGACGCCTGGTTGGCTCGCGGCAACGAAGGGCTGCAATGGACAGTTACCGCCCTCACGAACCCGCGCGCCGGCGTTTCTCACTACGCGGAACAAGCCTTGCTGCGCGAGTCCGACACCTGGCGGATTCGCGGCCGGTCCGATGCTGCCGCGCGGATCGTGACGATCGCGCAAGCGCTTGCGCGAGTCGCCAAGAACTTGCCCGCCGCGCGTCGGCCTGGTGTGCGGCAACTCGTCGAGCGCTTCGCGACCTGGCCGATCGACGACAAAATTGCTGCCCGCGAACTGACCGTGGCCTGCGATGCAATCCTCGCGCGATTGCCGCCAGCCACCGATGAAGAACTGCAACTTGCCGAGCGCGAACTGAGCGAACAACGCCTGGCCCGCGCGATTGAACCGATTGCGCCGACTCCTGAAGTCATCTTGCCGGAACCGTTGCCGCCCATCGTCAATCCGAGTGAGTTGCAACCACCGGCCAATCTGCCGCCGGCGGAACACGAAGGGCCACCAGCCAAAGCCAAACAAGTTCCCAAACGTTTCTTCGCGCCGCGAGCGAGCGAGTTGCCGCCGCTGGCGGAGAGCATTCCCGCCGAAGCCGCGCCGATCGAGCCGCCGAAAAAGAATCTCTACGACTGGATTCGGACGCTCGCCGATCTGGAAGTGATGCGAATGCTGCATCACGGCGACTATGGAGTGCGATACACGGCTGAGAAAGAGCTGGAGCGTCGCGGTTATGCGGCCGAGCATTTGCCGCTGGCTCGCCAATTGGTTCATCCCGACCCGCAAGAGCGCCGCAAGCTCGCCGAGAAGTTGCCGCGACTCACCAATGTCGATCCTCGGCCCTGGCTGCGCCAGCTGGCCGAAGATGAAGATCAAAACGTCCGCCGCACGGCAGCGGGAATTTTACAAGCGACGAAACCGGGTAGAGATCAGCGATAG
- a CDS encoding PIN domain-containing protein produces the protein MIAMQALVSSRYELFTGIEKCSHPDRERAKVTNFLEMVSFLPFDKSAAIESARIRATLEETGRTIGPYDLLIAGQAISMQLVLVTNNVSEFSRVTDLSCEDWQTP, from the coding sequence ATGATTGCAATGCAAGCGTTGGTATCCAGTAGATACGAACTGTTTACTGGAATCGAGAAATGCTCGCATCCCGATCGCGAGCGGGCCAAGGTCACGAATTTTTTGGAGATGGTCAGCTTTCTACCTTTCGATAAATCTGCTGCAATTGAATCTGCTCGCATTCGCGCTACACTCGAAGAAACAGGTAGAACAATCGGTCCCTATGACCTGTTGATTGCTGGACAGGCAATCTCGATGCAACTTGTTTTGGTCACCAACAACGTGAGCGAGTTTTCGCGTGTTACCGATCTGAGTTGCGAAGATTGGCAGACGCCTTGA
- a CDS encoding antitoxin: MKTAELIEVHGLQAIQLPNEFRFNGSSVSIRKAGDAVILEPLKPSHWPPGFFEAIRIEDPAFERPDQGEMPPAPIF; encoded by the coding sequence ATGAAAACTGCAGAACTAATCGAAGTGCACGGTTTGCAGGCTATCCAATTGCCGAACGAGTTTCGCTTCAACGGCTCATCGGTTTCGATCAGGAAGGCAGGAGATGCCGTAATCCTCGAACCCCTCAAGCCGTCTCATTGGCCACCGGGGTTCTTCGAAGCGATCCGCATCGAAGATCCGGCGTTCGAGCGACCTGACCAAGGTGAGATGCCGCCAGCCCCAATCTTTTAA
- a CDS encoding DUF1598 domain-containing protein: protein MRTLFHSSVFALLAGLAFVATAHAQGNANGNANGNANGNANGNGNGGGGGGIGAAGVIIDPNSGVLKFRVYEDPNGQLAFRRKAEAMARLPGNLVQQAPLRKVSLNKLEAAIAARAANGQQPTDEMKYLAGLTRAQYVFFYPETNDVVIAGPAEGFMADASGRVIGMNTGRAILELQDLVVALRAFAPGGRATPVLGCSIDPTPEGLAGLQKYFAGFRGKMPQGPGVEQRIAGEAAQALGLQNVTVRGISPKTHFAQVLVEADYRMKLIGIGLENPPVRIQSFPQLATGNSANGMARWFFVPNYECVKVTEDELAMELVGDGVELVGEDEVVQADGSRIGSGGQNKGSKLFCQQFTKNYPQLAARSPVYAQLRNLIDMSVLSAFIQKQDYYKKCGWKMEFFADEKKFPVETFETPKQVETACNVYKKGNSTSWPIGGGVEVHATRALETDKRIHDDGGKLQTLRGKVTTDKLAENQWWWD from the coding sequence ATGCGCACGCTTTTTCACTCATCGGTCTTCGCGCTCCTCGCCGGTCTGGCTTTTGTGGCCACCGCGCACGCTCAAGGTAATGCCAACGGCAACGCCAATGGTAATGCGAACGGCAATGCCAACGGTAACGGCAACGGTGGTGGCGGCGGTGGCATTGGTGCTGCTGGTGTGATCATCGATCCTAATAGTGGCGTGCTGAAGTTTCGCGTCTACGAAGATCCGAATGGTCAGCTCGCTTTCCGCCGCAAAGCCGAAGCCATGGCTCGCTTGCCGGGCAATCTGGTGCAGCAAGCTCCGCTCCGCAAAGTTTCGCTGAACAAGCTCGAAGCTGCCATTGCCGCTCGCGCCGCCAACGGTCAACAACCGACCGATGAAATGAAGTACCTCGCCGGTTTGACCCGCGCTCAGTACGTCTTCTTCTATCCAGAAACAAACGACGTCGTCATTGCTGGTCCTGCCGAAGGCTTTATGGCCGACGCTTCGGGCCGCGTGATTGGCATGAACACCGGCCGGGCGATTCTCGAACTGCAAGACCTGGTTGTCGCGCTGCGGGCCTTCGCCCCCGGCGGCCGCGCCACGCCGGTGCTCGGTTGCTCGATCGATCCAACTCCCGAAGGTCTGGCCGGACTGCAAAAATACTTCGCCGGTTTCCGCGGCAAAATGCCGCAAGGCCCGGGTGTCGAACAACGCATCGCTGGCGAAGCTGCTCAAGCTCTCGGTTTGCAAAACGTGACCGTCCGCGGCATCTCGCCGAAGACTCACTTTGCTCAAGTGCTGGTCGAAGCCGATTACCGCATGAAACTGATCGGCATTGGTCTCGAAAACCCGCCGGTTCGCATCCAAAGCTTTCCGCAACTCGCCACCGGCAACAGCGCCAACGGCATGGCTCGTTGGTTCTTCGTGCCGAATTACGAATGCGTGAAGGTCACCGAAGATGAACTCGCTATGGAACTGGTTGGCGATGGTGTCGAACTCGTCGGCGAAGACGAAGTAGTGCAAGCCGACGGCAGCCGTATCGGCAGCGGTGGCCAGAACAAGGGGAGCAAATTGTTCTGCCAACAGTTCACCAAGAACTACCCGCAGCTCGCCGCCCGCAGCCCGGTGTATGCTCAGCTCCGCAACCTGATCGACATGTCGGTCCTCTCGGCCTTCATTCAAAAGCAGGACTACTACAAGAAGTGCGGCTGGAAGATGGAATTCTTTGCCGACGAAAAGAAGTTCCCCGTCGAAACCTTTGAAACGCCGAAGCAAGTCGAAACCGCTTGCAACGTCTACAAGAAGGGTAACAGCACCAGCTGGCCAATCGGCGGCGGTGTGGAAGTGCACGCCACTCGGGCCCTGGAAACCGACAAACGGATTCACGACGACGGCGGCAAGCTGCAAACGCTGCGTGGCAAAGTGACCACCGATAAGCTGGCTGAAAATCAGTGGTGGTGGGATTAG
- a CDS encoding leucine-rich repeat domain-containing protein, producing MSVLNSGKFSYMGKQCEEYRIVGSRGELSYDGAQSLCDFPAMKYRLPKIRVSLRFFLLLILLIGVGGGMVVRVYVRERAAEKALRSRGLQLYVSKLEHCPSDGDEQLFAVNGQRAQESGHPPIDDDALRPLRDLRHLEMLFLAGQPISDEGVSHFAHLRTLRELSLSRTNITDASMRKLSAFTQLRFLNLKGCPIQGESLKYLAPLQQLEVIELSYCPVRSADLRHLVGLKNLQWLNLSKTSIDDEAAMHLAQLSSLTILSVDHTRVSDNFVRDIRPLKNLKYLDLRGSQVTPAAREFLGEFPKLSRYASQQELAGGS from the coding sequence TTGAGCGTTCTGAATTCTGGCAAATTCAGCTATATGGGGAAACAGTGTGAGGAATATCGCATTGTAGGATCGCGCGGCGAACTGTCCTATGATGGCGCGCAGTCGCTGTGCGACTTCCCTGCGATGAAATACCGCCTACCAAAAATTCGCGTATCACTCCGCTTCTTTCTGCTGCTGATCTTGTTGATTGGCGTGGGAGGAGGAATGGTAGTCCGCGTGTATGTGCGCGAACGGGCGGCTGAGAAAGCACTGCGGAGTCGCGGCCTTCAATTGTATGTGAGCAAACTTGAGCATTGCCCTTCCGACGGCGATGAACAACTGTTCGCGGTCAATGGTCAACGGGCGCAAGAATCTGGACACCCACCAATTGATGACGACGCGCTCCGTCCGCTGCGCGATCTACGACATTTGGAGATGCTATTCCTGGCAGGGCAGCCGATCAGCGATGAAGGGGTGAGTCATTTTGCTCACCTGCGTACTCTGCGCGAACTCTCGCTGTCGAGGACAAACATTACTGACGCCAGCATGCGGAAGCTCTCGGCCTTCACACAACTGCGATTTTTGAACTTAAAAGGTTGCCCAATCCAAGGCGAGAGCTTGAAATATCTCGCTCCCCTGCAGCAGTTGGAAGTTATTGAATTGAGTTATTGCCCGGTCCGCTCCGCGGACTTGCGACATCTCGTCGGTCTGAAGAATCTGCAGTGGCTCAACTTGAGTAAGACCTCAATCGACGACGAAGCGGCGATGCACCTGGCGCAACTCTCTTCGCTAACCATTTTGTCGGTCGACCACACACGAGTCAGCGATAACTTTGTCCGTGACATTCGTCCGTTGAAGAACCTCAAGTACTTAGACTTGAGAGGTTCACAGGTCACACCTGCGGCCAGGGAGTTTCTCGGGGAGTTTCCGAAACTCAGCCGATATGCCTCGCAGCAGGAGCTTGCGGGAGGGTCGTAG